Genomic segment of Populus nigra chromosome 6, ddPopNigr1.1, whole genome shotgun sequence:
TATCGTTCTGGGTTTTTGCATACCAATAGAAAGTTAGAAACCAATCcctttttgtttcatttcaaTCCTTACTTAATAGGTTTTGATGGACTTGAGTTTGATCTTGTAAGCCTTTGATCATTAGTTGTTTGTTTACTGCAGATGATGCCCATGGAGGAGAAAGTAGAAGTTGAATCTGATGAGGAGATCCCTTTTAGTGCATCAGCAACAGGAAAGAAAGTGCACCCTTTTGATTCTGAGGGAAATAGTATTGCCTCACATGTTGATATGTCCAAGTCATGGATTTTAAAGAGAATACAAATGGGTCCTCTTAGAAGTATATACATTGTTCTAATTAAAGCCAAGATTAATATGCTGCTTCCTTTTGGTCCCTTAGCAATACTGCTTCACTATCTTACTGGAAAGCATGTGAGTGTTACCGTGCTTGGTTCCAAAGCAGTGTAGTGTTTTATCATTGATTATTGGAGAATTGTGAAATGCTTGAAACAATTGCACTACCATGCCTGAGATTTTGCAAATGTGTTTGATGGTTAATGTATTCTGATTTATAGGGATTGGTCTTCTTGCTCAGCATGCTGGGTATCACGCCTTTGGCTGAGCGTTTGGGTTATGTAACCGAGTAAGTATCCCATGTGAGATGAACTGTAGTGTTGGATTAATTTTCTGCTTCTTTTATCGCTTGGTTTAACGCCAATACATGACGTCATTTCCCCAATCATTGTGTTGCAGGCAGCTTGCTTTCTACACGGGACCAACAGGTAAATCCAATACTGGATGTATTGTTTGGTTTTCAGTGagagttgaatattcactgagAAAATTCTAAATAATGTTTCATATCCGTTTCATTTGACCTCTTATTGCTATTTCCTATGTGGGATATGCAGTTGGTGGGCTTTTAAATGCAACATTCGGGAATGCAACAGAGATGATAATATCAATCTATGCATTGAAAAGTGGGATGATAAGGGTTGTTCAACAATCTTTGTTGGGCTCGATCTTGTCGAATATGCTCTTGGTTCTTGGATGTGCTTTCTTCTCTGGTGGGATTGCCAATCACCAGAAGGTTCAGGTTTTCAACAAGGTAGACTACCATAATCTTATAGAATTATTGTTTCGGACGTTGGACAAAGTgtggactcttttttttttttgttcatgccACCTGGTGAGTCACAGTGGAATTACTGTTGAAACAGGCAGCTGCTCTGGTGAATTCTGGATTGTTATTGATGGCTGTGATGGGGATAATGTTTCCCGCTGTACTTCACTTCACACGCACAGAGGTTCATTTTGGCAAGTCAGAGTTGGCCCTTTCAAGATTTAGCAGCTGTATAATGCTTATAGCTTATGGAAGCTACCTTTTCTTTCAACTTAAAAGTCAGCCTAATCTCTACAGCCTTGTTGACGAGGTTGGCTTTTTCATTATTTCACACTATATGCTTTACAAGTTTCTTAATGGGTTagctttctaaattttttatgtttcttgttAAAAGCATGAACAGGCATGCATAGATTGCTATCATTTCCTTGCATGTTAACTGCTTGTATATCATCTATTTACATCCATATTCCAAAGAAGCAATTTCATAAGATTTCAATGGTACATAGAAAAGGCACGCCCGCACATGCATATAAATGCTGTAGCAGTCCATAactttttccaatttcattgtgctgtcattttttgtttatgaaCAAAGTTGAAATTTTACAATCATGCTATTGAGTAGTGTCTTTGTGGGTTGTGATAGATGCATAACTGTCAGCTCATTCTACTTCAGTAGTTTTCCTTTAAGGGTGTTTTGTTCTTTAATGGTTAAGGTCTTTTCCCCATAAAATGTCTGTTGATGTATGATGAACAAAGAATGTCATagcataaagaataaaattccaTTTCTTTCAGACATAATTAAGCTTAAACCTGCAATGCATCTAGTAATTGAATTCATCAGTACGCTTTATTGTTACAGGGAGGAGTAAATGATCAAGAAGATTCTGATGATGAAGAGGCACCTGAAATAACTCAATGGGAAACAATTGGCTGGCTTGCAATTTTGACTCTGTGGATTTCTATATTGTCGGGGTACCTTGTCGATGCCATACAGGTAAAACATTCATTTCAATGAAATTTTTACCTTTTTACTTGTGTTTCTTTGACAACTATACCTTTCAAATCCCATTAACCTTccaaaaatctaattaataaagGAAACAAGTTAAATCTACTCTGATAGAGGATGTCTATATGAATTCAAATTAACAGGGCTATATGTTGgtcttgctatatatatatgtgtgtgcgTTTTCTATTTCCTCAAGACACCAGATGCAAAAGTTACAATGCACTCAACTTacacatgaattgtttttttttgccaatCTGCTCTATCTGGAGGAGTATTTtgttcaattgtttttatctgtACTCTTCTATTGTTTTCTAGCTGGCCCTACTCGAATCCTGTGTTGCTTTTTCTTAAGCTTTCCTTGCACATGATCAAACCAAAGTgctgttttcttttctagtaTTGTGGGAATCTTAGGAAACATATATTCTTCATTCAAGCAAATGCTCGAAATTGAAGTTTTCACTTTTCTTAAGAGTAGTGGATCCAGGGTAGAAACTAATGCTGTATCTATTGCTTATTCGCACTTGGTTAATGGCATTGGTGCTTTCTTTTCAGGGAGCATCTGACTCATTGAACATGCCTGTGGCTTTTATCAGTGTCATTCTGCTTCCAATTGTTGGAAATGCTGCTGAGCATGCAAGTGCAATCATGTTCGCCATGAAGGATAAGCTTGTTAGTTCAAATGATGATTCTTATGCTGCTAGTGTTACATTTCCTGTTCAAAAGATATTTATTCTGACAATACCATCTTCTATTTTCAAACATGTTGTACTCCTACACATAACGCAATCTCCTTTATGTGCTTGATTGACTTGAATTTTGTTTAGGACATCACAATTGGAGTTGCAATTGGATCGTCTACACAGATTTCAATGTTTGTGGTAGGTTATGAAAGTTGTACTGGATATCCTTTGTCTAATCATGACCAACCTTGATTTCTTTCTCCTGGAAATTTTCTATCTGGTCACATTCAATAGTCAGATGGCTATAGGTAATATTTATAGGTTGACATAAGCTGGCTAAtgacttttgttttgttgatacCTGTAGATTCCCTTCTGCGTTGTTGTTGGATGGTGTATGGGACAACCAATGGACTTGAATTTTCAACTCTTTGAAACTGCTACGCTCTTCATCTCTGTGCTAGTGGTGGCATTTATGTTGCAGGTTCATGACTTGTCTTTTTAGCTGACTTGGATACTTCTGTGTCACATTTTCTTAGGTTTTCCAATATCCATAGTGCCAAATTGCTGGTGCTATTTACATTAAACCACCTGTTTCTCTGAAGCAAATTTTCCTTGATACACCAGACCATCCTTTTGCGCGAACAACTTCATATGCtaattggattgatttttttccttatctttgtGTGGTTGCTTCTAGATGCTTATTTCGAGCCCATTATTTTTTGCTTATATCCAGGATGGAACATCAAACTATTTCAAGGGTTTCATGCTTATTCTATGCTACCTCATAGTCGCAGCAAGTTTCTTTGTACATGTTGACCATGATAAGGGTAAGTTGCTTAAACTTTGGATATTGTTCAGAAGATTTTGAGAAATTGTGCTTGAAATTGGTAGTTTTTCCTGATATTatatgaaggttttttttttctttttcaaaacagCATAACTTATTATTTGCTGGTTTGGTTCTAGGTACAGACAATAACTAGAGATCCATTGATCCGGATGGCATTGGTTTTGAGCAAGATATTGCCCAGAAAGCTTGCGGCTGCTCAATACAAATACCTCCTGCGTGAAGCTGGAAAGTTCCTAGGCTTTCACATATCCAGTTAGCAATCAAGGAGAACTGGGCTTTAGTTTATGTTTTTGCCATTCCCATTCTTTGGCAACTACATCCCACATTTCTGCACAGAATTTTGGGAATCCTGTTAGCCAATcttgagttaatttattttgtcttgATGTTATTTTTCTCTTAGTTGGGCTATGCTTTCTCCACAGCAGAGAGCAATATATAGATGGTGGAACCGTTGTAACCTTTTCTGCCTTCACCTATATGACAAAAACTGTAATATAGTGGTTTTGATCCTTGTTAATGGATATTCTGAGATTCATTTCTGGCTAATCATTAATCTGATAAGCGCTTCTGCATTCATTATCCTTCTTTTTTCCTCagattttggataaaaataactGAGCTTTAGAAGCTTTGTTAACTCTTGCTTGATGCCAGTTGATATTAGCTGCCAAATGCCTAGTCCTGCTCACTGATATCCgtttatatttgtaaaataaaatttctaattgGATGTTAACAGATTTACGTATGCTCGAACTAttcttaaaaaaaccaacaggcaGCCCTAGCACCTCTTAGAATATTTTCGTGCAAAATGGCAAGGAACATAAGACGAGTGGCATTAAGTTTCATTTCCTCCTTCAAGGTTTCTTCCCTTGCTCTTTCCTCTTCAGTTTACATGTTGGTTCTTCCACTCTCAGTAACTATAAAGTATTCTCCCTGCTTGTAGGTGTGATAgctatattagaaaaaaaaaattatataaatcagcAGGAAACACGTGGCGTTGAAAGATGAAGTgataaggttaaaaaaaaacatttgtgttGTAGTTTTTTGCTGATATATACATTGACTTGGGGACTGTTTATCACATTTTATTCCGCAGGCACTGGACAAGTCATGCCATTTATGAGGCTAGGCTATAACACTAAAATTAGCGAGGAGAAGATTCATAATGCTGCAGTTGTTCTCACTAATGGAGATTCAAAAGCATGGCTCGCCACTGCCATTGCCAAGTACCAGCCATTTTGGACAAAGCATGTCAACTATGATTTCGTGTTTGTCCGAGCCTGCAGGTTTTTATCCTTTATGTTCATAATGTATTAATTTCCTCGTTGtttgttaataagaaaaaaataactgtgCATGTGAGCATATTAGAGATTCATTTATGCAGgtttgaaataattttgttcTGGTATAGCCTTAGAAACACgaacaaaaattcattttgtgtCGGTTCTCAGTAGGACAGGGAGGTTTTGGCTGGCTTGAGGGCAATGGACAGGAGGGGTTTCGTACCTATCATTCATAGTCGTGCAAGCAGAGAAAGTGaagcaaacacaaattaaatagGCATGTCATTTTGATTTCTGAAACTAGGAATGGAAATCATATATTGGACCGTTAAAATTAGATAGTAATAAGAACTAGgcaaaatttcataatttcacTTCAACCTTTGTCGCTTGTGAAGTAGGCTTTGAGTGTTTGTGCAAGTTGATTAAGTTGGCACCCGCGCATTGATCAATCCTGAACCCGAAGGAGCTCTTATAGAATTTGACATGAACTGTAGTGGATGATGATTCATTttgtttgatgatgatgatgaatttgACGTCCGAAAAACAGCAGAAATTGGATTTGCATCTGGCTTCTGATGATTAACATATGCAGTCATGTCTCCTATGGTAGAATCTGGGAAAATATTGCTAGGTCTCTGATGGGGAGGTGGATTTTACCACTGAGGAAGTGGTCCCCGTTACAGGAAGTGATTGAAGTGGCATCCATCCCAGCTTGCAAGAGTTTCCCTTTCTAAGGAGGAACCTTTCCCTGAGCAAGATAATCAACAGCTGCATTGCCCCTGACATTCTCAATATTGTTCACTCATGAAGAGGCTAAACCAGTGAATTTTGACCCATTGTGTTGTTCTTGAACTAAAGGCTGATTCAATAACCCCATATTGCTCGATCCTACCATGTTCTTGTTTGGGAAATCAGGAGTTGCCGCGGCATCAAAGGAGTCCACAGAAGATGAACAATGTGACAGGTGATTGTATGCTTCACAATTGGATTTCGATTCGCCAAGGATTGCTTTCGGATGCATGTTTAAGATGGGGCTTTCAGGTTGGACTTGAGCAAGAATCTGATCGGGTGATCTAAGACATTGACTTGTAAATCAATTTCTGCAACTAATCTCTTGCTTCATCTCTTTCTTTGTAAGCATTTGCTAAAAGATTGAGCAAATGCTGCACAATATCCTTATGCTTTCTCATAGTCACATCTGCCTTCACTTTCATTttttgcaattcaagatttgtGTAGAATAGCTTATGTTTCAGGTCATCCATGCTCTGCCAAATAATCATAGCAGGCACTTTAGCATGAAATGAACATATTTTAAACAAAGACAATGTCAAGAAATGAAcacttaaaaagattagaacccTAATGTTATGCCTTggaaaaacatggaaaaacaGTCCAAAAACAGCAATAGATATCTATCtatctaaacaggactagtttGGGTATATGATTTACACATGAAATCCGAAGGGACAAAACATCAATCAAAGACAAGTTCAACACATAAATGGATGAGCCTCATATTATATAAACGTTAAAACTCCCATGCATTGATTACAAGTATTGTTTCTCCAAAGAAAGATGACACCAATTCAATGCAAAAAATAACAACTAGCAGAgatcacaaaacaaacaaatcattGAAGAGACTCACCTCATAACTATACAGAGCACTCATTTCCTCCATAATGATGAAGGATTCCCTTCTCAAAATTTACCATATAAGCGTGTGAGAAATGTAAAAAACACTCATATAGAATAGAGTTAGGAAATTTATTGCCccattaattcattaatttgttttcgtAGGTCCTAGCCTTTtaccatggttttttttttagtttaatgtggatATCCGGGTCAGTTTACGCAcacctcaactaaaaaaataaaaccaagaaaatgattaattgttaaaaatgatgaggaaaataactaataaaaacataattttgctAGATATTGACctggaaaataatatattttctcatcCTACCAGAACTCTTATCCTACAAATGGCAttcattcaatcaattttttttttctgggagaACCTGATTCacattatttcataaaattataaatcacaTTGAATATCAAAGAACTTATTATATGAAAATGGTATAAAActaagatcatttttttaaacccAACTGCCAATCTTTGAGTAAAAATTTACAAATGGCAttcatttaatcaattttttttttgggagaacCTGATACACATTATATGAAAATGGTATAAAACTATgatcattatttctttttgtaCAACAAATTATTAACTTAAATGATTTTGACTTAGTGCATATGTGATATTGTGATgcagaatgtttttttttatttagaaatgttttaaaatatttttttttaatattttattttatttataaaatcaacatattaaaattataaaaaaaacacaaaaaaatatcaatttaatatttttaaaacataataccaACCATGCATGatgcctttttttgttttaggctGTGTTTGTGgaaaacattaacggtgaaacAAACGCAGCAACATCTTTGATAATAAAGAAAACTGTGTTTTATGTTGCAGGATCcactaaaaaattgagtttgaaacgtAATTTTTGTGCagtattttttacatattttttaattgagtttcataaaacTTCCTTAaaccctgtttgtttttatgtttcaaaagcgttttttaaaaaaaataaatttttttatttgcttcaaattaatatttttttggtatgttcatatcattttcatgtgctgatatcaaaaataattttttaaaaataaaaaaatattattctgatgtatttttaagtaaaaaacactttaaaaaacaacctcaaccacacttccaaacacaattaccaaatattttatatatgtttttttactgcacataaaatttaattataatttttatcaaacatgtatctaaatttatttaactatttttttaaaaaaatttattttcttcattataagctacctaaaaaataaagctcTTACTTTGACCAGCTTAGCTCCAACCCAATTTAGGCCCGGCTAATGTGATGGATAAGCTTGGGCTTTGGCTCATGATTTAtagaatcaaattttttttgaagaagaagaagaaaagaaaaggaaaatagaacTAAATAAATGGTCTTCTATCTCCTAGCTGGATTTAGACAAGGAGTAGGTCTAGGGCTTTTTCATCTGAAACCAGCAAGATTCTCAATCTCAAGCCGcccccttttattttctctgttaACTAAAAAAGACAAGACCTTTCCATTTCTTCACATCAGCAGCAACAATGGAAGAGAATGACCAAACCCCTCCATCTGAAGAGATGCAATCCCTCACTGTCACCCCTTCAGCTTCATCCTCATCAAATCCCACTACACCGCAGtaattattttctctctatATCTTTTCTTCTGATGAAAAGTTTAATTGGTTTGTGTAAAGTTCTGatcttttttggattttgttgatgGGTTTTGATTTCCAGGTTGTTAAGTTTAGAGGAAAGGTTTCAACTTGTGAGAAGCGTTGGTGAAGAATGTATCCAAGAAGATGAACTACGTAATCTTCTCGAGAAAAAACCACTACCCATTTGCTATGATGGTTTTGAACCTTCTGGGAGAATGCACATTGCTCAGGtatattcttttttgttgtttcagtccagtttttattttgttcctcGTGTATTTTGTTGTTAGTGATGAAAATTTAGTCTACTTGGTTAGTCTTTATTGATGATTCTGAGGCTTTAAGGTTACATCTTTTTGGAAGAGTTATCAAATTTAGATGTGATTAATAACCTGTGAAGTAgtattgatttcaatttttagttttactttGTAAGCCTGGAGGCATTTGCTATTAATTGTGCCTCGGTACCTTAACTTGGCATAGATTTTGTCGTTAAGGTTTGATATCGTAGTTGGGCAGCTTATGTTTAGAGCTTTTGTTAAGTctggttttattatttatactttTGCTGTTGTTGAACAGGGAGTCATGAAGACAATAAATGTCAACAAACTGACTAAAGCTGGTTGCAAAATGAAAATTTGGATTGCTGATTGGTTTGCACAGCTTAATAACAAAATGGGAGGAgacttgaagaaaattaaaactgtGGGGGAATATCTTATCGAGATATGGAAGGCAGTTGGGATGGATATTGATGGAGATAAGGTTGAATTCCTGTGGTCTTCGGATGAAATTAACTCCAGAGCTCATGAGTACTGGCCTCTAGTTATGGATATAGCCCGCAGGAACAAGCTTCCTAGGATAATGAGGTAATGTGTTAGAGCTTGAAAACTGGATGCTTACATATTATGTGATTCTATAGGCAACTAATAAAAGATTGCATTTTGGTCCTTAGATGTGTTCAAATCATGGGACGTAGTGAGCAGGATGAGTTAACAGCAGCCCAGATTTTCTATCCATGCATGCAATGTGCAGACATATTTTTCCTCAAGGTGATTCTATAGGCAACTTGTAGTTGTAAatctgaatttgaatttttgaacaAATTCATCAGATCTGTGCGTGTGTGCTGACATTTTTTTCTTCAGGTACTTGTGCTTATAGTTGTAATTTTTCAACCAACTTCTGTTCTTTTTGTACAAAATTCTCCAAAAACCACTTTCAAATGACATTTATGCAtgtaaaacaagtaaaatatacTCTCATGAATGTTTTTCTATTAAGCATCATGCTTGTATAATTCTGTGGCAGCATCCAACACTATAAAAAACTCACTAGATATGTGACTAGAAGGATGATTTattatgaataatgtttttaggTTACCTTTCTCTTTGAATTACTGCATCACATTCTTTAGCTGTTATCTACAATGGTTTTGTACCAACAGGCTGACATTTGTCAATTGGGCATGGATCAACGGAAAGTAAATGTCCTTGCAAGAGAATACTGTGATGATATCAAGAGGAAAAATAAGCCTATCATTTTATCTCATCGTATGCTCCTGATTCCTTTATTCAAAAATTGTATGATGCTATTGTTTAGTTTCTTAAATGAAGTACTTTTCGACCCTGCTTTTCATGAATGCAGACATGCTACCTGGTTTACAGCAAGGGCAAGAAAAGATGTCTAAAAGTGATCCATCTTCTTCCATCTTCATGGAGGATGAAGAGGTGTGTTGTGGTTTTAGACATGGAGAATTTTAAAAAGGTTGCTATGTTGGGGAATTTACATGcctgaaaatatatagataccCAGCATGCTGCAGCAGTGCATATTTAACTTTAActttcaatgccttggttttttattctttttatcatcTGTTTCATAGGTAGAGGTAAAAACTAAGATAAAGAAGGCATACTGCCCCCCACAAATTGTTGAAGGAAATCCTTGTCTGGAATACATTAAACACATTGTTTTCCCGTGGTTCAATAAGTTCAAGGTGGAACGCAATCCAGAAAATGGTGGAGAGAAGTAAGTTCTATTACCTTCATATTGCTTCTTTCctgcttgtttttgttttcttgaatttgttgTCTGTGCTCCACTCTTTTATTTCAATGAATATGGCAATAATTTTCCATCATCGGTTTATCTTATCAATGAAGGATCTACGAAAGCTTTGAAGAACTTGTCTCTGACTATGAAAGTGGCGGATTACATCCGGGTGACCTGAAACCAGCTCTCGCAAAAGCATTAAATATGATACTTCAGGTAAGCTCTCATTGCGGGAACTTGCATGGGAAAAAAGTGGATTCACATGGAAGACAACTCTTTTATATATTGTTCTTGACCAGAACTTTCAAGTCAGATTTATGTCTTGTCTTCCTCTCTATCATGTCATTTTGGACTCTTAGTGTTATTTTCCTCAAACTAGAGGAGACAATCTGAAAGATAACCAGTTAGTTGATGCTGTATTATTACTAGAAATTACTCTATCCTAACTAGTCAGCAAGCTAATTCAATACCGCCACATTTATTTGCAGCCTGTACGTGATCATTTTAGCAAAGATCCCAAGGCAAAGGATCTGTTGAAACGAGTCAAGGTTTGTGTACTTGTTCTTCATTGTTATTTTCCAGCAAAACAGTCACAACCCagtgaagggaaaaaaagaaggaagaaagtaCATTGTGCATGCCACGTGGTCGTTTTTTCCCTATGTGAAACTCTGATGTTTTGGTGTTCCAATATGCTGCAGGGTTATAGGGTAACAAGGTGACGAGGAAGAGAATGTGATTCCCATCAATGCCGAACTTGGAGTTGTACTTCCAATACATCTAAATATTGCTAAATACTTATTTGATAAAGAATCTTGTTAATGTTTTGGGgttatgttttagattttgaaagTTGTAACCAATCACGACCTAGTGCCAACATTGTATTTGTATTCATCAGAAAACCTTGTTTCTGTGGTGTGCAAGCCATCGCCCAATCTCGACAATAAATAGCTTTGCTTTTTGACTCGTGTTTCTCCCTTTTATTTACACTCGagaataatagttattttttatttggaaatatattaaaataatatatatatattttttaaaaattatttttaatattaacatattaaaataatttaaaatataaaaatattatttttttctaaattttcacGAAATGTGCAAAAAAAGGTTGGAAATTTGCAATCGAGACGCACTGGGTAGGTTTGGGAGTTTTATCAAAACCATAGTGGTAAACTAAATTTCTTCATGGAATCCCTTTCTGACCCATCTAGCCGAAACTTTTTCAAGTCTTTCCTTGCAATTCAGGACGTGGTGTTGGGCAGAAATGAGTAAAATCCAAGTTGGGGTTTTCAGTAGggtttatctctttttttctttaaaaaaaaatcaaaacagtaTTGTACTTAGAAAAggtattgttttgaaaaaaataaacaggttAAGTATTGGGTTTTGATCATATTAATGGGTGAACTAACTTGGATTTTTGACTgcctttctattttttcttcctgCTACAGACACTAGATTGGTTGAGTTTCAAGTCTACTCACCACACTGATCAAGAACTATGATGGTCGGTTGAGTTCCAACTCGGGCTCACCGCGCTGTATGATCAAAGCATTTCTCAAATTCTTCAGTTGTTATGTCTCGCAAAAACTAATTTGTCAAACTAATCCAAAACCACAAACCCTTCCATTTGAATCGTTTATATGCATTAGCCATCCATTTTCTAATCTCACCGatcaagacaaaaaagaaaaaaaaagcatttaaaaagGGGAATTTGGATAATTACAAAGGGATTTGTCAACTCTGATCAAGGGACTAAATTAAAACCTATAGCAAAATAGGGACTAAATCATAATTTACTAAACTATGGAGGACATAAACGTGATTCAACTTCACAACAAGAAGCGAAGCACTAAATATTTCCCAGAACCGGAGAACTTTTCTCCTTCTATCCGATCATTTTCGTGTCGTTAATCACCGGTGGAAATCGCCAAGGTTTAGCTTAGAAAAGTCTCTCCCTCCCTTCTTTTTCTACCTGGGTATCTACGATCGTAAACCTCAAGCATCACTTGAGGTAGAGAAAGCtccaaaaattatgaatttgtgCTTCGCTTAAAGTTTCTTAGTTAACCTGTGTTGCGAGCCAAAACGCACCGTAGCGGGAACTTTAGTTTAAACTAAAAGTCAGTAAACGAAACGCCATCGTTTCAATATCTTCAATTATACGCACCGTTTAATTAAATAGGAAATTAATTGTCAGCATCAGCCTTGTGTTTCAATTCTGTTATTGTTACTGTTACAAGAAGTTGCGTGTGATTGTTGTAACAGATTCTAGAATACACACTCCTATAATTATGGCATTGCATGTAACCAGAGGGGTATGCAAAAATACAATACAATCAGTGTGTTTCTCTTCTGCTCCTTCTCTCT
This window contains:
- the LOC133696800 gene encoding vacuolar cation/proton exchanger 3-like isoform X2, with protein sequence MMPMEEKVEVESDEEIPFSASATGKKVHPFDSEGNSIASHVDMSKSWILKRIQMGPLRSIYIVLIKAKINMLLPFGPLAILLHYLTGKHGLVFLLSMLGITPLAERLGYVTEQLAFYTGPTVGGLLNATFGNATEMIISIYALKSGMIRVVQQSLLGSILSNMLLVLGCAFFSGGIANHQKVQVFNKAAALVNSGLLLMAVMGIMFPAVLHFTRTEVHFGKSELALSRFSSCIMLIAYGSYLFFQLKSQPNLYSLVDEGGVNDQEDSDDEEAPEITQWETIGWLAILTLWISILSGYLVDAIQGASDSLNMPVAFISVILLPIVGNAAEHASAIMFAMKDKLDITIGVAIGSSTQISMFVIPFCVVVGWCMGQPMDLNFQLFETATLFISVLVVAFMLQDGTSNYFKGFMLILCYLIVAASFFVHVDHDKGTDNN
- the LOC133695801 gene encoding tyrosine--tRNA ligase 1, cytoplasmic-like, producing the protein MEENDQTPPSEEMQSLTVTPSASSSSNPTTPQLLSLEERFQLVRSVGEECIQEDELRNLLEKKPLPICYDGFEPSGRMHIAQGVMKTINVNKLTKAGCKMKIWIADWFAQLNNKMGGDLKKIKTVGEYLIEIWKAVGMDIDGDKVEFLWSSDEINSRAHEYWPLVMDIARRNKLPRIMRCVQIMGRSEQDELTAAQIFYPCMQCADIFFLKADICQLGMDQRKVNVLAREYCDDIKRKNKPIILSHHMLPGLQQGQEKMSKSDPSSSIFMEDEEVEVKTKIKKAYCPPQIVEGNPCLEYIKHIVFPWFNKFKVERNPENGGEKIYESFEELVSDYESGGLHPGDLKPALAKALNMILQPVRDHFSKDPKAKDLLKRVKGYRVTR
- the LOC133696800 gene encoding vacuolar cation/proton exchanger 3-like isoform X3, whose protein sequence is MMMPMEEKVEVESDEEIPFSASATGKKVHPFDSEGNSIASHVDMSKSWILKRIQMGPLRSIYIVLIKAKINMLLPFGPLAILLHYLTGKHGLVFLLSMLGITPLAERLGYVTEQLAFYTGPTVGGLLNATFGNATEMIISIYALKSGMIRVVQQSLLGSILSNMLLVLGCAFFSGGIANHQKVQVFNKAAALVNSGLLLMAVMGIMFPAVLHFTRTEVHFGKSELALSRFSSCIMLIAYGSYLFFQLKSQPNLYSLVDEGGVNDQEDSDDEEAPEITQWETIGWLAILTLWISILSGYLVDAIQGASDSLNMPVAFISVILLPIVGNAAEHASAIMFAMKDKLDITIGVAIGSSTQISMFVIPFCVVVGWCMGQPMDLNFQLFETATLFISVLVVAFMLQDGTSNYFKGFMLILCYLIVAASFFVHVDHDKDNN
- the LOC133696800 gene encoding vacuolar cation/proton exchanger 3-like isoform X1, which codes for MMMPMEEKVEVESDEEIPFSASATGKKVHPFDSEGNSIASHVDMSKSWILKRIQMGPLRSIYIVLIKAKINMLLPFGPLAILLHYLTGKHGLVFLLSMLGITPLAERLGYVTEQLAFYTGPTVGGLLNATFGNATEMIISIYALKSGMIRVVQQSLLGSILSNMLLVLGCAFFSGGIANHQKVQVFNKAAALVNSGLLLMAVMGIMFPAVLHFTRTEVHFGKSELALSRFSSCIMLIAYGSYLFFQLKSQPNLYSLVDEGGVNDQEDSDDEEAPEITQWETIGWLAILTLWISILSGYLVDAIQGASDSLNMPVAFISVILLPIVGNAAEHASAIMFAMKDKLDITIGVAIGSSTQISMFVIPFCVVVGWCMGQPMDLNFQLFETATLFISVLVVAFMLQDGTSNYFKGFMLILCYLIVAASFFVHVDHDKGTDNN